A genome region from Rattus norvegicus strain BN/NHsdMcwi chromosome 17, GRCr8, whole genome shotgun sequence includes the following:
- the Ndufb3l3 gene encoding NADH dehydrogenase [ubiquinone] 1 beta subcomplex subunit 3-like produces the protein MAAGHGHEHGHGHGKMELPDYRQWKIEGTPLEAMQKKFAAQGLRDPWAHNEAWRYMGGFASNVIFTSVIVKGLKWGFAVFVVALGAEYFLTSQNECKKHH, from the coding sequence ATGGCTGCTGGACATGGTCACGAACATGGACATGGTCATGGTAAAATGGAACTTCCAGATTACAGACAGTGGAAAATTGAAGGGACGCCATTAGAAGCGATGCAGAAGAAGTTTGCTGCACAAGGGCTGAGGGATCCATGGGCTCACAATGAGGCTTGGAGATATATGGGTGGCTTTGCAAGCAATGTTATCTTCACGAGCGTAATAGTAAAAGGACTCAAATGGGGGTTTGCTGTGTTTGTGGTAGCTTTAGGGGCTGAATATTTTCTGACTTCCCAGAATGAGTGTAAGAAGCATCACTGA